A stretch of Myceligenerans xiligouense DNA encodes these proteins:
- a CDS encoding DEDD exonuclease domain-containing protein encodes MSTTGYQATFEELGTPLRDVTFVVVDLETTGTRASEAGITEIGAVKVRGGQKLGEFQSLVDPGQPVPAFVARLTGITNAMVATAPDIEKVLPSFLEFAHGSVLVAHNAPFDVGFLKAACERLDYPWPGFPVVDTVPLARKVVTRDEAPNHKLSTLARLFRAEVTPDHRALSDARATVDVLHALFDRLGPMGITHLEDLRTAADPVPPEVRAKRHLADGLPQEPGVYLFRGPGDEVLYVGTSTNIHKRVRSYFTAAEKRRRVTEMVRIAERVTPVVCVTPLEAQVRELRLIAEHEPRYNRRSKHPERAVWVRLTDEPYPRLSVVRDTTSGIAHIGPFGASRTAKEAVAALHDALPLRQCTARIARVPRQPGSPCALAGMGRCSAPCIATGGPDEAYDDVSAAARAVLDGDPSPVVRALSARIARLAAQERFEEAGEVTRRLRTFVHGAQRAQRLDPLSRCAELVAARPAGVAGAPGRPGGWEVVVVRHGRLAGTAVSEPGEDALELVAAVRATAEAVARPVAPAPASHPEEADLLLGWLDQPGVRLVVVDGELTCPVRGAAAHADLAWAADRVREEVTASEPGADAVMVPDGAPGPPPGIAPTAADRAGGSRADQPLEGGGGTDRVELVQRVEVGLREPRLVDEVAEQAGVPQEGERVGPL; translated from the coding sequence GTGAGCACCACCGGGTACCAGGCCACGTTCGAGGAGCTGGGCACGCCCCTGCGGGACGTCACGTTCGTCGTGGTCGACCTCGAGACCACCGGAACCCGGGCGAGCGAGGCCGGGATCACGGAGATCGGGGCCGTGAAGGTGCGCGGCGGCCAGAAGCTCGGCGAGTTCCAGTCCCTGGTCGATCCGGGGCAGCCGGTACCGGCCTTCGTCGCGCGGCTGACGGGTATCACGAACGCGATGGTCGCCACCGCGCCGGACATCGAGAAGGTGCTGCCCAGCTTCCTGGAGTTCGCCCACGGCTCGGTGCTGGTGGCGCACAACGCGCCGTTCGACGTCGGCTTCCTCAAGGCGGCGTGCGAGCGGCTCGACTACCCGTGGCCGGGCTTCCCGGTCGTCGACACGGTCCCGCTGGCCCGCAAGGTGGTCACCCGGGACGAGGCGCCCAACCACAAGCTCTCCACGCTCGCGCGCCTGTTCCGCGCGGAGGTGACGCCGGACCACCGCGCGCTGTCGGACGCGCGCGCCACGGTCGATGTGCTCCACGCGCTCTTCGACCGTCTCGGGCCGATGGGCATCACGCACCTGGAGGATCTGCGCACCGCCGCCGATCCGGTCCCTCCGGAGGTGCGGGCCAAGCGGCACCTGGCCGACGGCCTGCCGCAGGAGCCCGGCGTCTACCTGTTCCGGGGGCCGGGCGACGAGGTGCTGTACGTCGGGACCAGCACGAACATCCACAAGCGCGTCCGCTCGTACTTCACCGCCGCGGAGAAGCGGCGCCGGGTCACGGAGATGGTGCGGATCGCGGAGCGCGTCACGCCGGTGGTGTGCGTGACGCCGCTGGAGGCCCAGGTGCGCGAGCTGCGGCTGATCGCCGAGCACGAGCCGCGCTACAACCGGCGCTCCAAGCATCCGGAGCGGGCCGTGTGGGTACGGCTCACCGACGAGCCCTACCCGCGGTTGTCGGTGGTTCGGGACACCACGTCGGGGATCGCCCACATCGGGCCGTTCGGCGCGTCACGCACCGCGAAGGAGGCCGTGGCGGCACTGCACGACGCCCTGCCGCTGCGCCAGTGCACGGCGCGGATCGCGCGCGTCCCCCGGCAGCCGGGCAGCCCGTGCGCCCTGGCGGGGATGGGGCGGTGCTCGGCGCCCTGCATCGCGACCGGCGGCCCCGACGAGGCGTACGACGACGTGTCCGCCGCCGCACGGGCCGTTCTCGACGGTGACCCGTCGCCCGTCGTGCGGGCGCTCTCGGCGCGTATCGCGCGCCTGGCCGCGCAGGAGCGCTTCGAGGAGGCCGGCGAGGTGACACGGCGCCTGCGGACCTTCGTCCACGGCGCACAGCGCGCCCAGCGCCTGGACCCGCTGTCGCGGTGCGCGGAGCTGGTCGCGGCGCGGCCCGCGGGCGTGGCCGGCGCGCCGGGCCGGCCGGGCGGCTGGGAGGTGGTGGTCGTGCGGCACGGGCGACTGGCCGGAACCGCGGTGAGCGAGCCGGGAGAGGACGCCCTGGAACTCGTGGCCGCCGTCCGGGCCACCGCGGAGGCCGTCGCCCGGCCCGTCGCGCCGGCCCCGGCGAGCCACCCGGAGGAGGCCGATCTGCTCCTCGGCTGGCTGGATCAGCCCGGGGTGCGGCTCGTCGTCGTCGACGGCGAGCTGACCTGCCCCGTGCGCGGCGCCGCCGCCCACGCGGACCTCGCGTGGGCGGCGGACAGGGTGCGGGAGGAGGTGACGGCCTCCGAGCCCGGCGCCGACGCCGTCATGGTGCCCGACGGCGCCCCCGGTCCACCGCCGGGCATCGCGCCCACGGCGGCGGACCGGGCGGGTGGATCACGCGCCGACCAGCCGCTCGAGGGTGGCGGCGGCACCGATCGTGTGGAGCTTGTCCAGCGCGTCGAGGTAGGGCTCCGTGAACCGCGGCTCGTCGACGAGGTCGCCGAACAGGCTGGGGTCCCGCAGGAAGGCGAGCGGGTCGGACCGCTGTGA